ATCAAGTGTTTTCTTACCATTACTGTGATCAAATTCCTTTAGGCGTCTGCGtgcttgtttgttttgttggGTTTCTTACTGTTCATTATGTCGGTACTTTCTTTTCGTCCCTGcttttgtaatttaagaaAGGACGAAGCTCTGGGACTGACAATCCTGTGATTGGAAGCCCAGAAGAAGATCTTTTTGTATCATCTGATCTGAATCACCTAACTGTCTGTTAAAGATTGCCAGTTTGGTTATTTATGTTACTGTGCATTGGAGGGTTGTTTTTCATGTTTCGAGAgctgttttccttttaatgTTCTTAcatgtgtttttgttttcatgtttGAATCTTAAGAAACGGAAATAGACTCAGGCGACTGGTTTGGAGATGCTTTTGTTGATTAACTCATTCTTACCTTGAgtgtttgtttgatttattttctatttgactTCAGCCATTTCTTAAGTAACTTTACCAGGGTACAGGCCTTATATTCTTTTagttatttcttaaaaaatttaatgggcTTCTATccctttccttttttcattttccttttcttacaTGAGAATTTGCTTTTTCATATGGTCTCAGGAACCATTGACCGAGGAGGAGATAGAAGTGCTCATTTCTGAGCTGTTAGAAGTTGAGAgcaaagtaatttttttcgtaTTTCTTGCTCTTAATGGGAATCGAATAGTTGTTGTTGCTTGAATCAGTTGCTTTCTTTTAGGCAGCAGAGGCGCAAGAGGCACTGGAAGAGGAATCACTGATGAAAGTAGAAGCAGATGTTAGGAAAGAGTTGGCTCTATCTCTCTCTGACAATGAAGTAAATAGTTCAACTGTTCTAATgctttatatgaattatttctCCCCACTTGTATAGTCTTTGTACTTCGAAACTTTTTGTATGAATAGTTGGAGAAGGCTGTTGTAGAAGAGATGTTTACATTCAAGGAAGAGTGGGAAGTGGAGCTTGATGAGCTTGAGACCGAGAGTGCTTATTTACTGGTATATACTTTCAGCATTTTCTGACTACATGTCAAAAATAGTAATGCTACAATTGTTGGTTCTTCTactaaattgacaaaaatgtTCTCTATCACTTGTTGAATCAGACTAAATCGATGGGCTTGTTTGGTTGCTTTTTCCAATTTCCTAATAAGTGAGGAAGGGATAGACACTATAATATCCGTTCATATGTAATAGTTTCAAATATATGTTGAAGGGCTTTACTTGACTTTTTTTGTCTTGCTCTTTTCAGTTAAATAATAGGTAAATTAACATCCCTTTTTAGGTTtctcataattatagaaaccTCCTTAGATTAAAAGTCATATTTACACTCCTTGCGATTTGCTATATCTTACATTTATCCTATTTCGTGAGGGTTATGACAAAAAATTCATGTGTACTTctaattttcctttcattggtGAAAATTTCTATTGACcctaattttgatcaatttttatgacaaaaataccctttgGACTTAGTTGTAAGTTTCTTTTACATGTAGaagaggatatttataattaataaataatattagggatgtttttgtaatattctTCTTAATCCAAATTTCTATTGATATAAATCAATGCTTTTCTTACTAATTCGAATTAAATCAAACCCTTCAAATCTGACATTTTGTAAATAcacatatttatgtattaaattgtacaataaaagaaaaccatatctagtttgtataaaaatgtacaaatatctatacaaaataaaaagtaaagtgtatttctttattcatatataagagtatgtaaaattttataaaatatacagagatataaatataaagtatatgtgtatggatatatataaaagtataatcatataaaaagCATTAAATGAAGCATATTTTTATCCATAATATAAAACtatagaatatataattactgatACATGTATAAACTTTAAgtaatctataaaaaatatgaacaaatGTATACAAGGAAAATCTGGGTATGCAATacaatataataagtatacTATAAGTAGAAACATACATCGacatatatgttaaatattttttatatggtatatatagatataacaGCATATTTATGGGTGGAGTACTTTTCGAAATGGGTGGAGGCAGAAGCTGTCTCAAAAATCACGGAAGGAGAAGCAATAAACtttatatggaaaaatataatctgCAGGTTTGGAATACCTCGGATATTGATATCCGATAATGGGACCCAATTTCAAGGGAGGAAAATAATTGCGTGGTTGCACGAGCTGAAGATACAGCAAAATTTCACGGCGGTAGGACATCCCCAATCGAATGGTCAGACGGAGGTCACAAATAGAACCATATTGCAACATCTGAAAGCCAGGTTGAGTTCGAAGGCAGAATGGAGCGATGAGCTCCCAGGAGTACTATGGGCCTATAGAACAACTCCTCGAACCTCAACAGGTGAGACTCCATTTTCTTTAGTTTATGGTTCTGAAGCTGTAATTCCTGCAGAGATAGGAGAAGAGTCGCAAAGGATTACAGACTTTGATCCAGGAAGAAATGGAGAACAACGTGCATTCGACCTAGACATATTGGAGGAGAAAAGAGAAGCAGCGCGGATAAGGATGTTGCACCATAAAAGNNNNNNNNNNNNNNNNNNNNNNNNNNNNNNNNNNNNNNNNNNNNNNNNNNNNNNNNNNNNNNNNNNNNNNNNNNNNNNNNNNNNNNNNNNNNNNNNNNNNNNNNNNNNNNNNNNNNNNNNNNNNNNNNNNNNNNNNNNNNNNNNNNNNNNNNNNNNNNNNNNNNNNNNNNNNNNNNNNNNNNNNNNNNNNNNNNNNNNNNNNNNNNNNNNNNNNNNNNNNNNNNNNNNNNNNNNNNNNNNNNNNNNNNNNNNNNNNNNNNNNNNNNNNNNNNNNNNNNNNNNNNNNNNNNNNNNNNNNNNNNNNNNNNNNNNNNNNNNNNNNNNNNNNNNNNNNNNNNNNNNNNNNNNNNNNNNNNNNNNNNNNNNNNNNNNNNNNNNNNNNNNNNNNNNNNNNNNNNNNNNNNNNNNNNNNNNNNNNNNNNNNNNNNNNNNNNNNNNNNNNNNNNNNNNNNNNNNNNNNNNNNNNNNNNNNNNNNNNNNNNNNNNNNNNNNNNNNNNNNNNNNNNNNNNNNNNNNNNNNNNNNNNNNNNNNNNNNNNNNTTTTCATTTGCTAACAGAACATATACCTGATTGTATGAGAACTGTCCTCTTGTATAGTAATTGCCTCTTATGTATACTAACATATTCTCCCAGCTTAGCATGAGTACGACTCATCTGATGCCTTCTGATATCATAGTTTGAAGCAATTCCAAGTGTAGAGAAACAGTTTAGTGAACATGTAAATTCTCATAATTGTAGGTTGTTTGAAGTTTTGAAAGCTACAAAAGAcataattgatcatttttctctGATGCTAAAAACCTGGTCAGCTGTATAGTGATTGAACTAGATAGTTTGTTTCAACAAGAGCATGAAACTGTGACCCTTCCTTTTTATGTACTTTATATTGAGACTTTCAGAGTAGTTGACTCATGTTATTACTGGCCAGGTGGAGGAGATTGATGATGTTGATGGTACTTCAAGTAATCCATTCGTTGCAGATGCTATAGCAAATGAAAGGGATCTCAGTCTTACTGAAGAGCAAAAGAGGAACTTTAGAAAGGTCAGACAGGGTATTGCCCAACACAAGTATTCTGCCACCAGgttatttgaattgatgaCAATTGGCTAAAAGAAGTTTTGGCCATCTCAATAATGAATTTCTGATTGTGGGGAAACACTGAATGATAAGTGCATCTCTTCCACCCATCtcagaaattaatttcatcattctTACATAAATGCTTCATTTGCACAGCATAATTGTTATGAAACCAGAATACCAGTCAATATGGTATGTTTTGTCGCCGTGGTCTATGGTCCATATCTGAACATGGagttagaaattgaaattgtttttcatttaaGACTAATTAGATTGTATTGTTCTTGATTTCTATAATTCTGTTACACTGTTTGTTAGGTTAAAGAGGAGGATGATGCAACTGATGATCTCAAGCTTCATATCTGCATGAAACGTTGTTTAGGTTTCCTCATTTGCTTTAACATCATTTCAGAAATCCCACTTCCagatttgttatatatttgctGAAATATACTTAATCATTATGTGTGTTATTCTTTATGGTTTATAAAAAACTGCTATCTGCATAAGTCATACTACTAGTGATGCAGCTGAGCCTAGTTTAAAAGAGCCTAGCCTACcagataaaattgaaaaggtcGACAATCACCTATTAAGATTGCCAAATTCCAGGTTGAGTTTATGATGAGGTTTGAGCTTCTTCTAAGCTTAAATGGCTAATGACTATGCTTCGCCATCTCCTCCTTCGAACCCAAGCTCCTTGAGTAGAATGCATTTGATTGAATTCCTGCAAGGTAAGTCACTGAATGTCAGAATAGAAATGTGTCAGCACTTGGTATGTTGAAATAGCTTGAGGAGCTTCTGCAGATCTGACCACTTTGGCCATATTATTCTGACCTTGGTTCTGTTAATATCCTAGCTACATGCTTAAAAAAAGTTGACCCTGGCTGATCCTCAGTGTTCAGTCCCTCAGGCCTAACTGCTAATAACTGGGATATCTCATTATTGTCAGTTCTTGACCAAACTTGgcaaatatatagttttactGATTAGGATATTAtgtagatataaataaaaagaagaattaaaattttatgaaacaaTTTAGCTTTGCATCTTGGGTCTTTAGGCGGAGAAAGTGACAGAGCATTTGATGGTGTTGAGAATCAAAACCATATCAGAATGGATTGGGTTTGCTCCATTCTCGGGAtaatagatattttattttatttaaattgatatggaAGATTTCTTTAAACTTTGTATTTCTCACATGTCTATTACACCTATATACATGTGTGATACTGTAATTGTTACGACtgagaataatatattttagccCTTGAGCATTCGTCTGATGGATGTAGGCCGAACCTCGTAATTGcgtcttttcttcttctctttcacctcttttaattttgacgTGGTATGGCTGCGGGTTCTGGTCCTGCAaaaatttctctttctcttgtgAATGAATTAACTAATAAGGATCAGAACTCTTTAAACTTGATGTGTAAATACTTCCTACTATATCTGCACACGTATAATCTCATATTATCAAGTATAGCATCGCACAGATTTATTCTTAAgtttcaacttattttatatgacCAAGCTGTTTAACCAGAATTGCATGACCCTGAAATGAAGATCTGGACCATTTGTCTTTGTGTATGGGCAAAATTTACTTTATATGCTTCTAGTCATCTGCTTTAGGCATGAGCATCAAGTTGTACAAGACTCTGCACATGCATTTCATCAAGCAATTCCATCTATGTTAGACCCAGATATAAGCCATGAATTTAAATTGTCATAATGTCATTTTTGATATACCACTTTCGTCATGTTCTTTATTAGGACTCTCTTCAGGAAGATCCTTCTTCAACAGATGGGCTCAAGGCTAGCCAGCCAGATTTTTCCATGACTCGTGAAGATGGCTTTCCTGAAGACAATAATGGACATCGGcaactaaataataatgtttatGAGTTGTCTAGTGTAGCGAATAAAGAGAAagctaagagtaataatgaGGACTCTGCTTTCTCGGCATTAATTGAGGCAAGAGGGTCCAAGCATTTAAGTGAATCTAATCAACTGTACCCTGAAGGCAAGAAATGCTGTACAGTTAATATAGGAAATGATAATGAAGCTCTGCTAGCTGGAAATGGATCTTTACATACTGAGGTAGTATCCACATTTGAAGGTGATATAGCCTCTAGTTCAGATTCTGGTTCAGATGATTCAGACGCTGACGACAGTGTCAATTCCAGGTACAACGGATTGCAAATGGGTGGTTGTTTTTTGGTTCGAGAACATAGGATACACAGTGACTATCATTAGCTTAATGCACACAAATGATGGCATACACCCCAGTCATCTGATAAAGATTTTAAACTCCTTTTGCAAGGGATTAATGAATATTCTCATAGAGGGTGGTGCCCAGCAATTAAACATGGCAATGAAGACAAATTGATGGCCATGAATTCCCATTCAAAAACCGAAATctgattttgaataaaaattgctgTTTCATCTCAATCAAGTGCAATGGGAGGTTGATTTTGAACAAAACTGCAGCATTacattcaaaattgaagttaaTGCATTTCAAGGCAATTGAAAAGGGTGTTGGTAATGAGATAATGGCCATGATGAGGAGAAATAATAAGGCCATTCACTACCTCTTCAATCTGTGAGTTTCTgtatttgaaaatcaaattcaacaatcccccacaaaCTCATAGATTTGAATCTCAGGTTTCCATGACTTGCTTTCAACAATGGTACCTTCCGGTTTGAACCACTGTCTAAGTTATCTGACGTCAGTTATCACCAGGTTAAATGGAACTATGCCTTGAATTTAAGCCTGTGAGTGTGACAACGTCTGTCAGTAACAACAAGCCACTAGCTTTGTGTTGATCTTTAGGGTTGACACTTAGGCCATGTGTCCTGATCCTGTTCATGAATGCTTTCAGGAATACCCAATTCCTTAGTTGCGGCCAAACAACGACATTCACTTAGTTGGGCGTCTCCAGGGATGCACTGCTAGCATCTCGTCTTATAAGACTTGACCCCATTCAGAGTTAGACTCTTACTATACTTGCAGTAGCAGCACCTTCCAGAATTTCAGGGGATAGACTCCAGATACAAAGTATCAGTCTATTTGGTGCTCTGACATACCCTTACGACTTGTTGATACCACATTGAACCTTCTTTGTGGGATCTCCACTCAAAAGGTTGGGTTGCCGTCGTAGATATATCACTGATGGGTTTTCAGTCCCATCCCCAATCTGGACTTATGAACTTGTGACAGATTCAATCCTTTCGTCAAAGGATCAGATGGCTTTCCTGAAGACAATAATGGACATCGGcaactaaataataatgtttatGAGTTGTCTAGTGTAGCGAATAAAGAGAAagctaagagtaataatgaGGACTCTGCTTTCTCGGCATTAATTGAGGCAAGAGGGTCCAAGCATTTAAGTGAATCTAATCAACTGTACCCTGAAGGCAAGAAATGCTGTACAGTTAATATAGGAAATGATAATGAAGCTCTGCTAGCTGGAAATGGATCTTTACATACTGAGGTAGTATCCACATTTGAAGGTGATATAGCCTCTAGTTCAGATGATTCAGACGCTGACGACAGTGTCAATTCCAGGTACAACGGATTGCAAATGGGTGGTTGTTTTTTGGTTCGAGAACATAGGATATACAGTGACTATCATGAGCTTAATGCTCACAAATGATGGCATACACCCCAGTCATCTGATAAAGATTTTAAACTCCTTTTGCAAGGGATTAATGAATATTCTCATAGAGGGTGGTGCCTACATATTGAAAACCTGAAAGATGCAAACTTGCCAGTTGAAAACATGTTGTAAAACTATATGAAAAGTTTATACATATTGCAAAAAAGCTAATGTtcaatttcttaaaagaataatactTGAATGAGGCATGGATAGCAAGCTC
This DNA window, taken from Sesamum indicum cultivar Zhongzhi No. 13 unplaced genomic scaffold, S_indicum_v1.0 scaffold00490, whole genome shotgun sequence, encodes the following:
- the LOC105180266 gene encoding protein CHROMATIN REMODELING 20-like → MRICFFIWSQEPLTEEEIEVLISELLEVESKAAEAQEALEEESLMKVEADVRKELALSLSDNELEKAVVEEMFTFKEEWEVELDELETESAYLLVYTFSIF
- the LOC105180267 gene encoding protein CHROMATIN REMODELING 20-like → MANDYASPSPPSNPSSLSRMHLIEFLQGGESDRAFDGVENQNHIRMDWDSLQEDPSSTDGLKASQPDFSMTREDGFPEDNNGHRQLNNNVYELSSVANKEKAKSNNEDSAFSALIEARGSKHLSESNQLYPEGKKCCTVNIGNDNEALLAGNGSLHTEVVSTFEGDIASSSDSGSDDSDADDSVNSSNMRGRKKKIRRILDDSELREETKKKIAIEQILREKCQRRIALTGSPLQNNLMEYYCMVDFVREGFLGSSHEFRNRFQNPIENGQHTSSTVEDVKIMNQRSHILYEQLKGFVQRTDTSVVKKDLPPKTVFVIAVKLSPLQRELYKRFLDVHGFTKDKASGEKIFKRSFFAGYQALAQVYTCVA